CAGCCAAGAACGAGTgcatttctatttttgacaaataaagTACAAAAAACTTGCAAAGGAACATCTGTCCATCTTTTTCTTCAAACACAACCATAAAATTCGTGGATGCCGAACTGTAGCTCTCAGTTTTAATATATTTCAACCACGTCCAGTAATTACAAATACATTTACGTGTCAGCACGAACATAAATACTTAGTAATTGTACATCTATGTATCCGCAAAACAATACAGCACCAGCACACGTCTATCGGTAAAGATAACCATTGCAAGATACTCATTCGTACGCTTGTTCTCTATTCCTTCACTACACTCCCTCCAACCCACCCTCGCCGGTTTTCCAAGCAATCACGAATGCACCACTAATACACATACATGTTGACGTTACGCTTCTCGAACAACTTGGCGGTAAATTTAAGCTGTACCTATACCTGACTACACAGTATAACACATCTCGCACGTGGATTTAttacttttgttttttgcttcaaaagaaaaagtaaattaCTTTCTAAGTATATCGTACTACACCTAACTCTTTCGTCTCGACCGAACAGCAATTACTTTTACTCGCATCATCACCTGCTTCGATGAGATAAACTCTGTGAGTTTGTTACGAATTTACCCTGAACGTTATCTCGCGTGCTGACCATTTATTTACAAATGTTGGATTATTACGAGATAGGTaacccttttgaaaaatttatgttcaTTACTTTATTCAAGATGGTTTAGCATGATGATCAAGGTACGACTCTCATTCcagaattttgattcatttttctatGAAGTACTCACTTATGctcaaaaactttcaagttAGTAACTGATGCAGCAATTTTTCATATCCAAGTATTTACAAATTTAAATTGTCACCaagatttgatttgaaaaaaaaaaacatggtacctatctaacggattttttttgttgaaaacatcACTACTttgtcaaataaattttcaaaaagctatCCACTCGACCCCTCTCCTCCCATCccctcccaccaaaaaaattaacaaagtcaaatttctcacaggaacatttaaaaaaaaaattaaaaattgaaagaaaatttgtaaagcagaacattttttcatttcaatcagaATTATGAAATGAACGCATTTAAGTACATACGTTATAAGACAGGGtgtcaaaccaaatttcaagtacatattatttcgagaggcatcaaaaacgatggttttttgtgtgatgagttgatcataagaagtttattatttactttgaaattttgaaattcaaaattatgattttttttcgaaaaatccaaaattgaaaaaaaagaaaacgagcccaagcgaagcgaggccaaaaactctaaaaaattcaggttttgagaagcaaaaaaaaagtttcttcgtGCAGagaagagttgatttttctgattcaaactttgatatttttcgaatttgaacaataatttttcaatgtggaaaaagagaaaatggcccgagcgaagcgagagcaaaagttCTCggaaatgtgtaattcaagcactaaaaaagttgacaaatgagctcttttctacagAATGAAGATCAAGAAAAAGAaacgcatttgaattttttcattttttcatcaccttttaaacaaaaattctttactttcactacccatttttaaaatcactactttttcactaatttCACTACCTGTTAAGATATaccctgaagaaaaaaaaacgtcttcAAGAGAAAAGCGACCAGATCTGATTATATCCGATCAGACCTGTTAATACTACTtatcttttcgaaaattcggcATTGGCAAAGTCATTCCCGTTGAAAATATGTATGGACTTATAATAATGTaagaaattttattctaaaatagaaaaaaaaatcaacaacaaataTACATTAAGTGCCGCGTTTATCAAATCGATTAGAGATTGTAATGCTTCTGATTCTGATTAAGCTAAATAATACCTTCGTAATCTTGTTCGGCACATTAATTGGacacaaatacgagtatgaCGCAAAAAATGGGAATAATTTGTTCCCGTCCTTGCTCGGAAGTCCAAAAACCAGGTTatacattcaaattttacaatggAATTTTAGAGTccgaaaaaaaatgctgaaatagtGTACCATACACCTACCTATTCGAGCCGAGACAGAAAAAGCTGTAGGTATCAATTTTAgagccaatttttaaaagttgagtgAAATGAAGGTCACTCGTTTATTATCTAATCTTGTTATATTATTAGTAATTCCCACTCTATTTGATACCTAATAATGATTTTAATATAAGTAGGTCTATAGGTACCAACTGTTTGAATTTGTTTTCTATCATAATAATATGCTTGTATTTAATACGCGATGACTCTTGCAAGAGCAGAAATGTTCGAATTATCTGTAAATTTGTGATACGATTTGAATGAATAATGcacagttattttttttttcgcgcttAATCTCTACACAACcgtgaaattttaatcgactagatttaaaattgaatcattttggatATAAATAAAACGCGATAAACCAAGAAGAAtatcaacaatttcaaaatgttcagaatacATCCAGCATTCGTTATTATATTAATCAAGTATTGGTATTCGGTTATTTTTTGGAACTATCTAAGTTCATTTCGCCAATCTCGAAaacttttttgtgataattttcgaaatttcaattagaACGATTTCAATTCTTGTAATTTCAATATATTTCAACAAATCGAATTCGTGAGTGAAGAGACATCGAAATCTAATAAGTATAAATCACAATGAAACGAAGTCACTTCGCGtatttcgtgctttttttcatgTCATCGATTTCACTGAAGAACGTTATTTGTGACGGTGAACTTCTATCAAAGCAAGATGGCAAACTAAATATCAAAATAGCTGTAATACTACCACTTTCTGAAGAAAAAGCGGAATTCAAGTGTTCAGATAGATTTTACCCCGACACGTTACAAAACGTAGAAGCTTTGTACTATGCATTGGATTTGATAGAAAAGTAAGTAAAATAAGTCggtttttcatgatttttgagtcATCTTCACATAAGAATCAAGTTATATGGTTGAGAAATTTATCCGAAAAATCCCTCCACCACCTCTTCCTCCTTCTCAACACAAAAGTAGCTAATTACAGGTAGGTACATTCGaactttaattcatttttacctaTTGATTTCAGTGACGACACACTTCTACGAAATATTACTCTGAATGTCGATGTAATAGAAAATTGCAACAGTCCAATGCTAGCAATGAGACATTTGTCAAACTTGGTCGAACAATTGCAGGTAACACTAGCCACCATATCACATATCTACCTCTTATAAATCGTAtctagtacatacctactttgattttcaaaataaaaatgactaaTGATCAAAATCAAATGTTCAAGGTGAAGTCAATATACGACGACAATGCAACATTTGGACTCATTTATACAAATGATTTGGTAAGATTCAAATATGAAACTGTTTTCGAGTTATTTCCCAACTTCCCGCGTATTAGTTATGAAGGGCCACCGAAGGAAATAATAGATGTGAACGACATTAAAGAggattcaacttcattttttatcacGTTAACATCCGGTCATATTTTTATAGCTGAtgtgatatttgaaattttgaaacactaCGATTGGAGATACATCACAATATTTGATCCACCACGTGAGTACTTACTTATTCCAACAGGCTATACAGCATGACTTCTAGAATCAGGTTacaagttgttaattttttttgaaacgtttgcACATATCATTCTTATGAACACTGCAGCTTGCGGACACAacgatgtgaaaaattttttcatcagacgAGCTGAAGAACTGGCTAGAAGTGATGGAGTTTGCATTGATCATTCAACTGACGCCTTGTGCGAGGTAAGGAGTTTTCATTATCTACCTGAAGTTCTTCTCAATAAGCCATACATATATATAGTACGAAAGTAAACCACTTACTCAGGTTTGTGATTTAGGCAAACGAGAGATACAGACTCGAAATCGATTTTATACCTCCGAATAATACAGTCGATGTAATTATTTGTTATTGCAAtcaatatgaaattttgggacTGAAggaagaattggaaaaatacaacaaaaaatacGTAGTTATCGCAGGGTAGGTACTTgggtttccaattttttcgtgtttacCAAGTCGCTATTCATAATTTTGTTCACTGAATTCGCGGGTAAAGATACATTAAGGAATATTGGACAGACGAAGAACCTGTAGAATGGACATCGAATGTAGGAGACCTGTATTACGTCACACCAGCACCACAACAAGATGAGAAATTCCACCATTATTACACGTCTTTGTCAATAAGAAATAATACAAGAcatcattttcttgaaaaattcagggAACGATACTTCAAAGCACAATTCAATTCCGAAATTGGAAACGAAGAAATAATAGCCGATAGTAAATCACTAGAGTGCATTCAAATTAACGTTTGAAAGTGATATTTGaattgatccaattttttttttgtcagctGAAGCTATTTATAGAGACACttacaaaaataattccaaaacgTCGTTTAATATCATCAAATCACTATACATCATGGCCTTTGTTTTAGACGACGCACATAAAAGAAAAGGTACACGAAACCGAGTTTCTGCGGTGAGTACTTTAATGAAGGTAATCAAGTtaacatacctatttttatcaattttaatttatgattAATTTGATTACATTCCAATAGGGATCGAAACTTCGCcaagtcaattttaaattagtCGACGAAGAAGTGAGTTTTACTAGACTAAGAGGTCTACTAAAAGCAGAAAGGttcgtaaactttttttttcagcaaaatgtcCGTTGAGATTCTCAGAACagaattcgagtaaaaaaaaaccaggtGGATGTGCTCCTTATTTTTGAGAGGGCGAAGGGCTAAGATTGAGTGACAATATCAGTTGAAAATGCAACTATACAGTATTTCATTACCATTATTATGAACCAAATTACAATTAATCAAGATTCTCCTTTGCGCTTCCTCTCATCCAATCGtcttcgactttttttgaaaaattgtagaggGGGGAttcaataaaaaagttgaaatattgaaaaaataaataaataaataaataaaataatgaaaattttttatttgatgtaATAATTGATCATTTATGGTAGGTATTCATTCATTTAGACGTAAGCAAGAAcacagttttcgatttttttcacttttccaaagGTTTTGCATAACTTGCAAAAATAATACGATTTTGGACTTTAGATACCTACTTCAAATTCTGCGCCGACCTAGGCCATTGCATTCAGAATCTAAGACTGCTTTTAAGGTAGAAACGTAATGGTGCCCATTTTTTGAcccattattgccaatttcaagaaTATAAAATGGGTGAAAATTCTTCTCTTCAAGGAAAGTTttgaatcatggatatgtttctCGTTCAATTCAATAATGGATAATTCCTTGAATTTGTTCTacaatttgagtttttaaaagtctgacacgAGGTCAGAAagtcgaaaacattttttccatgcATTCAAACGTTTAACATGATGTCAGACAgtcataagttttttttttcgttttcatagatttttttcaagcttttcaaGGTCGTAAGTCTGTAATAATGTCAGAAAGTGAACAATattcttttcaagttttcaaaagtcagagTGACGATCCATGTCAAAAacttgtaataaatttttgacaattattgacATTGCATCCCGCTGTCGTTAGAaagcttgataaaaaaaaattcagtctactttctgacattatgccagacttttaaaaacggAAGAAAAGCAATCAAATTCGTTGTGAgattgacttttgaaaacgttgaaaaaaacctTATGGCTTTCtgacattatgtcagacttttaaaaacggaattttcagaaaagattttccgatattttttcagatttttcttaaatttagaATTCTAAACATTGAgttaatttgagcaaaaaacatatcaatgATTTAAAACTCTCCCTTGCGAGGAGACCTTACacccattttttctcaatttttttaaattgcatacCTAAtgcccaaaaaattgacaccccTGTTTACTAGATTATTTCACCAGTTTCAGGAATTAtacttatttttcgatattttggcatacctaattggtgcaaaattgagaagaaaaattgccagaatacgaatttaccaaaaataagcAAATTGCAAATGtttaaccgctcagtagaaccctataAGTGGTGTTGGATTCTAGTGGCAGTAGTTTATGTCCACGCAGAATCTCACATACCCTACTATTTTTTGGGACTAGGCCGAGCcagaacgaaaaaaatacgatgttTTTTCGGAAGTGCTCCCTCTTTGAGAAATCTTCCTTCCGGAAACACTTCCGGAGCTATTTTTATTTCTGATCAACTTTAAAGTCAATCAAAGTGAAAGGCTCCACTGAATTTAATCCAACCGAATCCTTCAACATATTTTTGCGACCCATCTCAATGATCATACCTGAAAATATCTAATCATTATTGCTGTAAACTTCAGATTCAATATACACAAATTTCAAGAACAAAAACACGAATCTGGTCGTCTAGTCAAAGTCGGCGAATATATGAAATACGGTGACACAGATGATGATCTTGACTGGGAAATAAAAAGTTCGCTACGAATACGAGGCAAACTAACCATGATGGACGCAGCTTCCCAATATTCAAAAGATTTTCCGAAGCAGATATGCAGTAAATTGTGCCCAGCAAGACACGCAAAGGTAAACTTTTAATTTCAATGACAccgaatttttattcaacaataatAAAGTTATTCGGAATTCTCTCACAGATAATATATCAGTACAATCAATGTTGTTGGGAGTGTGTTGAGTGTAATCATTTTGAGAAGTTGAGCAGTAACGCCACTTCCTGCATAAACTGTGAAGACGGTTCAGTGGCAAATCAAAACAGAACTGGTTAGTTCATATAAAATCACTGTTGAAGCACACCTATTGTAAAAActaattatgtaggtagtctTTAccctgaaataatttttattttgcaaaatatctGTTACACAGAGTGTACACCTATTGCTGATATTCTTCACCTACCAATCGAATGGACAGATTACCAGAATTTGATATCCATTGGGTTCTCATTAATTTCCATTGTACTGACTGTGATCGTATCTTGTGTATTTGTTAAATATCAAGACACACCAGCAGTCAAGTCCACTACCAGAGAACTATGTTACGTTATGTTTGCTGGGATTATTTTGGTCAACATTacacttttcatttcaacggTGACTTTGAGTTTTGGAACATCAGATATGAAAGTTCTGCCAGCAATGGGTTTCACGATGATATATTCCGCTTTATTAGTGAAAACCAACAGAATAGCTCGTATATTGGTCACATCTAAGCATAAATTTGCCAACGTGAACCCCAAATACGTATCATTGAAGGCTCAGGTAAACTCTTGCTCATTTCATTAAGACCTACATATATCAATATTTAAATTCATATATCTAGACACCATACatctttttcaactttcaccTAGATCACAATAACTTCAATACTGATCGGAATAGAAACACTGGTGTGCTGGTTTGCAGTAAAATTACACTATCCAGATTCGAATGCCGAAGGAAACGACTTCATTCTGCGACAGTATTACCTAGATGAAGCGTTTTTTGTCCAAATATTTGCATTTGTAGCAATATTAATTTTGCTCTGCACGTATTACGCTTTTAAAACGCGAACTCtacctgaaaatttcaacgaaactaAATGTATTGGGTTTGCCATGTATGCTACTGTAATAACAGCGATAGCTTTCAGCTTAGTGTACTTTGCAACTGAGAAAAAGGTTTGTCCAGTATAAAAATCAGCTCAATTTACAATCAAATCCATTATTTTGATAACAATCAATTTaattccatttcaaatttttcgcagaTATTGGCGATGAACTTATGTGCTTCGATTAATTCATTGACGATTCTGGTGTTtttgttttcgccaaaattgtacaTCATTCTGTGGACCCCTGAGAAAAACACTAGAGTCTACTTTTCACCGGTTTCCTCCAATATTCGCAGTT
The sequence above is a segment of the Planococcus citri chromosome 3, ihPlaCitr1.1, whole genome shotgun sequence genome. Coding sequences within it:
- the LOC135841138 gene encoding metabotropic glutamate receptor 1-like; the encoded protein is MKRSHFAYFVLFFMSSISLKNVICDGELLSKQDGKLNIKIAVILPLSEEKAEFKCSDRFYPDTLQNVEALYYALDLIENDDTLLRNITLNVDVIENCNSPMLAMRHLSNLVEQLQVKSIYDDNATFGLIYTNDLVRFKYETVFELFPNFPRISYEGPPKEIIDVNDIKEDSTSFFITLTSGHIFIADVIFEILKHYDWRYITIFDPPPCGHNDVKNFFIRRAEELARSDGVCIDHSTDALCEANERYRLEIDFIPPNNTVDVIICYCNQYEILGLKEELEKYNKKYVVIAGYIKEYWTDEEPVEWTSNVGDLYYVTPAPQQDEKFHHYYTSLSIRNNTRHHFLEKFRERYFKAQFNSEIGNEEIIADTEAIYRDTYKNNSKTSFNIIKSLYIMAFVLDDAHKRKGTRNRVSAGSKLRQVNFKLVDEEVSFTRLRGLLKAERFNIHKFQEQKHESGRLVKVGEYMKYGDTDDDLDWEIKSSLRIRGKLTMMDAASQYSKDFPKQICSKLCPARHAKIIYQYNQCCWECVECNHFEKLSSNATSCINCEDGSVANQNRTECTPIADILHLPIEWTDYQNLISIGFSLISIVLTVIVSCVFVKYQDTPAVKSTTRELCYVMFAGIILVNITLFISTVTLSFGTSDMKVLPAMGFTMIYSALLVKTNRIARILVTSKHKFANVNPKYVSLKAQITITSILIGIETLVCWFAVKLHYPDSNAEGNDFILRQYYLDEAFFVQIFAFVAILILLCTYYAFKTRTLPENFNETKCIGFAMYATVITAIAFSLVYFATEKKILAMNLCASINSLTILVFLFSPKLYIILWTPEKNTRVYFSPVSSNIRSYMGNESRPNASAPSNQSFLLENSGPQPSLNNTAEELKEQVRDSITKVMKELDNIPGRELNLGTLKEKIKKGDLEPDEMENTLKKAYSEIIEKCKVQCQVELNRIQKKVK